The Zootoca vivipara chromosome 4, rZooViv1.1, whole genome shotgun sequence genome has a segment encoding these proteins:
- the PLCXD2 gene encoding PI-PLC X domain-containing protein 2 has product MALESSSAHWMGSLPSALSALPLANLAIPGSHDSFSYWVDEKSPVGPDQATAIKRLAKISLVRKVMKKWSVTQNLTFKEQLEGGIRYFDLRVSSKPGEAGQEIYFIHGLFGIKVWDGLMEINTFLEHHPKEVIFLDFNHFYAMGNNHHAYLISRIQEVFGSRLCPKECVENVTLQNLWEKQQQVLIFYHHCLYEQYPFLWPGNKIPAPWANTTNVHKLLQFLDTTRGERAKHGTFHVSQAILTPRVKTIARNLIRGLKNTLVHKNLPSILDWVKLQKPGVMGVNIITSDFVELVDFAATVIALNDLLLEDHDS; this is encoded by the exons GGTCACATGATTCCTTCAGCTACTGGGTTGATGAGAAATCTCCTGTGGGACCAGATCAAGCCACAGCGATCAAGCGGTTGGCTAAAATCTCTTTGGTGAGGAAGGTAATGAAGAAATGGTCAGTGACACAAAACCTAACATTCAAGGAGCAGCTTGAAGGTGGAATCCGCTACTTTGACCTCCGTGTATCTTCCAAACCAGGTGAAGCAGGACAAGAAATCTACTTCATACATGGCTTGTTTGGAATCAAAGTATGGGATGGGCTGATGGAGATCAACACCTTCCTAGAACACCACCCTAAGGAAGTGATCTTCCTGGATTTCAACCATTTCTACGCTATGGGTAACAACCACCATGCATACCTGATCAGTAGGATCCAAGAGGTTTTTGGATCGAGACTCTGCCCCAAGGAGTGTGTGGAAAACGTCACATTACAAAACCTctgggaaaagcagcagcag GTTCTCATTTTCTACCATCATTGTCTCTATGAACAATATCCCTTTCTGTGGCCAGGGAATAAAATCCCAGCACCATGGGCAAATACGACCAATGTACATAAACTGCTGCAGTTCTTGGACACTACTCGTGGGGAACGGGCAAAACACGGAACTTTCCATGTTTCTCAAGCTATTCTTACGCCAAGGGTCAAAACCATTGCACGGAATCTCATCCGTGGCCTGAAAAACACACTTGTTCACAA GAATCTCCCTTCGATTCTGGACTGGGTGAAGCTGCAGAAACCAGGCGTCATGGGCGTTAACATAATTACATCAGATTTTGTGGAGCTAGTTGACTTTGCAGCTACCGTAATTGCATTGAATGACCTTCTCCTAGAAGACCACGATTCCTGA